The segment GGTTGGCATTTGCTCGCTAGGCACGATCACGACCTGACCGCCGTATTTCAACACCAGCTCAGCAATGTCATCGAGCACGTCGTCCACGGCATTGCCGCCGAGAACGATTGCGCCTGTTTCCGGGTCGATACGGCCGGGAATGTGACGATCCGCTTCCGTGAGCAACGTTGCCACTCGCGCGGCGACGGCGCTCGCTGCGACGCTTTCGAGATGATCGTCGCCCAGCTCCTTGGCACGCGCGGTCCCGAACATTTCCACCAGTCCGGCCAGGCGCGTGCAGTAATGAGGTTCCATTGCCACCCAGGCGCGCTCGCGCAAGGCGTCGATCGTTAACGCGTCGGGATGTACAGTCACTTCGTCGGGAAGTAGAAACGGATTGCGGGTGATGCTGCGGAAAAAGCTTTGGTTCTCGGGAAGCGCCGCCAGGATCAACGGCAAACGAGTGGGGCGTGAGTAGTGTTCTAGGATCGCTCGATCGACGGCCCGGAGAAACCGCGTCGCGGCATTGTCCTCTATTTTAGATTTGGAGCCTTTGCTGAAATGCACTCCGGGATCGCCGGCCGAGGAGGCCCAGGTCGAAAGGAGCAATTCTTTCGCCTCGCGTTTCGGCGCTTCGCTCGGGATGCGCGGAACTGCAGGGTCCAGCTCCACTTCATTCAACACGTCCTGATTTCCTTCAAAAAAATTGATCTTCTCCCGGCCGACGCCGAGGACTTGATAGCGATCGGCTGTTTGCAGGAAGCGGATGAGCGGCTTGATGTGGAAACTCTCCGCGACAATCGACAGTTCTCTCACCGGACGCGCCAGATTATAAACCCGGAACCGATCGGGCGCAGCGAATGCGGCCAGACCGTCGAGTGTGTGATTCCAGAAATCGAGATTCTGCGCGAGCTCCTCGAAGGGCCGCAGCACGCTCCGCGGGTTGTGTGCAGGATAATTTTTCCGAAGCGACAGTTCCATCTCTTTGAGAAGATTGCGAAAGCGAATCAGGTCCTGCTGATTACCCGGGTGATGCCGATGCGTCGGCTGATAGAGCGAGAGACAGGGCGGCTGCACGTTGCCAAGAATGCCGGTGGAGTAATCGTGAAGAAGTGAATTCATACCTTACCTCTTTCTTGCGTCTGCAATTGTTGAAAAAGAAGAAAGCAATCTCTGCGAGCCAGTCTGGGCCCATCCGTTCCTGCCAAGGGGAGGTAGTCTAAGGCCATCGCGTTCCCCACGCCTATGCACATACCGGTCCGGGCAGGAAGATTTATGGGGGTGGCGGATATCATCATAAATACATCGTGAAATAAGGCGAATGCCTTGTTGGGGACGCAGACCTCGATATTCGCGGCTTCATGGATCACATCGCCGGACATCGTCTGGTATCCGTGAGGCTCCCATTGCGTTGCCGCTGCTTGGACGGGATGCGTTCGCGGAGGCCTTTCGGAAACCCATCAATCATGCGCTCTTTCCTCGCAGAGCCTTCATTGCGCCGCTCCATGCGTTGAGCTGATCGAACATCGTGCCGACTGACTTCTCATGGCGCGATGCCGGCTTGAATGTCGTGAAATTTTCGAAGTCGTTGAACAGCGAGAGCATGACCTGCGCGCGCACGGTTGCGACCTGCACCTCGGCCATCACCAGGCGCATGTGCTCCACCGCGCGCACGCCGCCCGCGCTGCCGTAGCCGACGAAACCGGCCGCCTTATTGTTCCACTCGGCGTAGATGAAATCGATCGCGTTCTTCAGCGCACCGGAGATGCCGTGGTTGTACTCGGGCGTCACGAACACATAGCCGTCGAAGGATGCGATCTTCGCCGCCCAGCGCTTGGTGTGCTCCTTGGAGTACTTGCCCTGTGACGGTGAAATGGGCTCATCCAGCAGGGGCAAGTTAAAGTCCTTGATGTCCACCAGTTCGTAATCAGCGTCCCCGCGCTTCTGCGCGAGCTCGTAAACCCACCGCGCGACGGACTCGCCGACGCGCCCCGGACGGGTGCTTCCAATGATGATCGCTAGCTTGAGCATGGTTCAGTGTCCTTTCGGGAAGGAGGGATGAGTTCGGTCGTCACCGGCAACTCGCTCATCGATAGACAAGACCGCCATCGATCAGCGGAGCCTGCCCTGTCATGTAGTCTGAATCGGGTCCGGCCAGGTAGGAGACCAAAGCCGCGACATCTTCCGGTGACTGCGCGCGACCGAGTGCGATGCAGCCGACGAACTTCTTGTAGATTTCGCTGATCCTGGCCCCGGCGATCTCAACCATGCGCCGATCGATCTCGCCCCACATGTCGACGCCGACGACACCGGGGCAGTAGGCGTTGACGGTGATGCCATCGGACGCGAGTTCCCTCGCCGCCGCTTGTGTCAGGGCGCGCACGGCGAATTTGGTTGCGGAGTAAACACCGAGGAGCGCGATGCCTTCGTGGCCTGCGATGGATGCAGCGCTGAAGATTTTGCCCTTGTGCTTGAGGCGCCTGAACTTCTTCGCCGCCGCCTGGATGCCCCATAGCACGCCGTTGACATTAATCTTCATGATATTGTCGACCTCCTCAGGCGTGACATCGGCCAGTGGCTGGATGGAGGCGATCCCTGCGTTATTGACGATGATGTCGAAGCCGCCGAGCTCTTTTTCCGTGTGATCAACAGCGGCGAACACATCGGCGCCATCGTTGGCCAGTCGAAGCGCGATGGCAAGACCGATGCTCCGACTAGCGCCCGTAGCGAGCGCGACTTTTCCTTTGATGCTCATTTCAATCTCCTCGGTTCGCTCTCTTGATGCGCGTCGCCTACCGCGCGTGCTGTGCGCTCTCGTGCGGCTGCTGCATGAGCTTGAGGTATTCGCCGATCACAAGGGTCGCCGGATAGAGAACCTGCTCCTCGTGCTGCGCATGCATGATGAGCGCCTCTGCGAACGCGGCGTGATCGGGCTTGTTTTCCTCTCTCGCCGCAGATGCGAGACGGTGCAGCGCAGCGGTCAGCACCTCGTGTTCGTGCAGCATGTTGGCGTATTCATCCCGAAGGCGCTCGGCCATCTTGATCGCCTCCTTGACCGTCGCATCATCGAGAGGTTCATTCCGCGCCAGCGGATCGAGCAGGCCCAGCGGTGGCATGGCGAAGGCCTCCTCCTGCTCGAAGTGCGACTGCAGGATCGCAGCGACCTCGCGGGCGCGCTCGCCCGTGGCGTCCCCCGATGCGATCGCCGCATCCAACTGGTGGTGCAGGTGTTCGTGCTCGGTCACGATCACAGGCGGCGTCGTCAGGGCAGATCGCGTTGGATCGCTCGTTGTGTGATGTTGGTGCGGTGCACGACGATCGAGTTCGTCGCAGCTGGCTCGAGACGACGTAGCGCACCCGGCCTGCGTCAGCAGCCCGGACGTTATCGCCATCATCATGATCGCCACCGTCGCGTTTCTGCCCGCGCTGGCGATGAGGGCAACTCTTTTGCTGATGCTCATATCTGTCTCCTGATTAGCCACTGGTGTGATCGCTGCCTGGTCTTGTTGAACAGGTCGAACACGATATCGTAGCGCGGCTCTGGACGATTGAACAGGTATTCCCAATTTCGGATCGATACCAGCACATCGGCGCGCCGGCGCACCGCCTCGATGGGGTATTGGCGTCCAGCACCAGAAAGCTGGCCGGCTTGCCCACCTCGATGTCGTTCCGGTCTTTCATGGATCCCGAAGGAACCGGCTCGCTCGCTCTCGTGTGCATGATCCATCACTGGCGAATTGCTTATTTTGGTCGAAATGAAGAACCGCATGATCCTTCTCCTGTCGCGACCGCAAGTGGCACGCAATGTTCCGCTATTGCTGGGTCACGGCATGGATTGCCTTGATGAGCGCAGCAAGCATTGCTTCATCGGACAGCATGTCAATGCTGCCCGTCGCGATAAACTGCACACCGACGCATACAAGCAGAAATCCCATCACCCGAGTGAGCGCGTTGAGACCCGCCGGGCCGAGCAGGTCGATGATGCGTCGGGCGCTGCGCAACACGAACCATGATGTCAACGCCACCAGCACGATACCGATCGCGATAGCGCCGTACTCCCAGATTCTCTCGACGCCCGCCGCCATGCCAATCGTGACCGCAATCGAACCCGGACCGCTCAGCATAGGCATGGCGAGCGGGACGAACGCCAGATCGGGCTTTCTGAGGATGCCATCGCGTTGACGAGATTCGCTGGCGTCCGGCAGATCGGGTTCCGGATTCAGCATTCGCAAACCGATCCGGGCGACGATGAGCCCTCCCGCGATCCGAAGTGCCGGAATCGAGATGCCGAAGAACGTCATGATCAAGGCGCCGGCGAACAGCGATACGATGAGCACGATCGTCATGTAGATGCAGGCCCGTTTCGCCTGATCTTGCGCTTTTGCTTCGGTGAAGCGGCCTGTAATTGCAATAAAAACAACAGCAGTGCTGAAGGGATTGGCAATCGGGAGCAGCCCGACGTAGGTACCAAACACGGCGATGAGGAAATCGAGAATCATCGCTGTACCACCACATGTATCAACCGCCCAGGCCTCCTGAGGGAGGGCGTCTTCATGCCATGGGCCGACCGCGACTCAATGGTTTGATCATCAGTCTTGAATCTCTCGCAGTACCAGATCTGCGGTGCTCCCCCGAAACATATAGCGCGGGTTGGCCTTGCCCAGTGTGCCGAGAGCTCAGAGTAAGACGGATTCGCGTTGTCCCTGAGCCGACGATTCCAATGTTCATGTTGCGTTTCTTTCAAGTCGTCTTCCCAAAGAGATCGAGCGCAATCTCGAAGCTCGGCTCGGGGCGCTTGAACAGGTATTTGCCGTTGCGGATCGATGCCAGTACATCGGCGCGCTGGCGCACCGCCTCGAAGGGCGAATCGGCGTCCAGCACGAGGAAGTTCGCCGGCTTGCCCTTCTCGATGCCATACTGGTCTTCCACATTCAGGGTTTTGGCGCCGTTGTAGGTGATCAGGTCCAGGCACCTGTCCAACTCGTCGAACGACATCGTCTGCGCGAGGTGGATGCCGTTATCCAGAATGTTCATCAGGTTGCCGTTACCGACCGGATACCACGGGTCGTTGATCGAGTCCTGGCCAAAACAGACATTGATGCCGCTTTCCCAGAACTCCTTAATCCGGGTGAGTCCACGGCGCTTGGGGTAAGTGTCCTGCCGGCCCTGTAAGTAGGCATTCTCGGTGGGCAGCGAGATGAAGTTCAGCCCCGATTGCTGGAACAGACTCATCATGCGGAATGCGTAAGCATTGTCCGCCGAGCCGAAAGAGCAAGTGTGGCTCGCGGCCGCGCGGGTGCCGATGCCTTCGGCCATCACCAGGGCATTGAGAAGTTCGACGAAGCGGCTCATCACATCGTCAGTCTCGTCGCAATGCACATCGATCAGCTTGCCGTACTTGACAGCCAGCTCAACGGTGTGGTGGACGGATTTCTCGCCGAACTCGCGTGCCCACTCGAAGTGCGGGATGCCGCCGACACAGTCCGCGCCCATCTTCAACGCCTCCTCGATCATCTCGTCGCCGCCCTTGTAGGCGTACATGCCCTCCTGCGGGAAAGCGACGATCTGTATGGTGACGTTGTCCTTGAGCTCTTCGCGGATTTCCAGCATCGCCTTCAGGCCGGTGAGCTTTGGGTCATCCACGTCGATGTGGGTGCGAATGAACTGGACGCCTTTTGACACCTCTTCCTGAATGCCCCTCAGCGTGCGTTCTCTGGCATCCTCTAGCGTCTGGGTCTTTTTGACGTCGTGCCAGCGGGCGATCCCTTCGAACAGGGTGCCACTCGCGTTTGTGGCGCCCTCGCTGCCGCCGGTGTAGACGTAATCCAGGTGCAGGTGGGGATCCACGTAGGGCGGGACCACCAGACGGCCCCCCAGGTCGATTTCCTGGTCTGCCTTGGGCAAATTCTTTCCGATCTGTTTGATGATGCCCTTATCGACCAGTATCTCGCTGGCTTCATCGTGCTGTCGATAGATTAGAGCATTCGTGAACTTTTTCATAATTTTCTCTTTCATAGAATGTCGGATGAACCGGTGGAAGATCGGAGGGTCCGTTTGGCCAGAAACGCGATGATGATGGCCAGGACAAAGCAGGCCAGTGACATGTAAACGATGCGTTTGACGCCGGTGATCGGGAAGTCGCTCAACAGCATTCCGCCGACCCAGGTGGCGCCCATGATGGACAAATTGAAGACGCTGGATTGCACCGAAGTGGCCACGTCTTTGGCTTCTTCAACCTGTTTGCTGACGGCGGTCTGATACATCGTCACCAGCGGGCCAAAGGCCAGGCCCCAAAGGAAAAACGCGATATGCGAGATGACGATGGTCCCATCAAAAGCAAGGAACATGGCCATGGAAATCGCGCCAATGGCGAGCATGACCACGATCAGGGGGCGCAAATAGGCGTCAATATATTTCGCAGAACCAATCACCGAGATCACCGACCCTATTCCAAAGATCAGTAGCGCCAGGCCGATGCCGCCCGCGAAGCCGATCATCTCTACCAACAAGGTGATGTAAGTGTAGATGCCGTAGTGGGCCGCGACTGACAAAAAGGTCAAAAGCAAGACGATCAGGATGGAGGGCATTTTCAGCGCCGCCAGGGGCGAATTGCTCTTGTTGAGCTTCTCGCCTTTCACCGCTGGCAAATAGAAATACGACAGCACGGCAATGACTGCGACAATCATCCCCAGAACCATGAAGACGCTCCGCCAGCCGAATTTGAGGCCGATCGCCGTCATCGCCGGCAGGCCGATGCTGATGCCCAGGGTGTTGCCCGACATGATGACCGTGATGGCCTTGCCATGCATGTTGTCGGGGACCAGCCGCGTGCCGTAGGCCGCGATCATCGGCCACATCACGCCCGCGCAAATGCCGCCGACGATGCGGAAGGCGATGATGACCGCATAGGACGACGAGAGGCCGACGACGATATTGGAGGCCGCGAACCCGATCAGCAGCGCCATTAGCAGCGTTTTGCGGTTGAAGGCGAGAGTGGCACTGATCAGTGGAATGGCGGCGATGGCGGAAGCCAACGCATAAACACCGACCAGAAAGCCAACCTCGCTTTCCTCAATGCCCAGCCCCGCGGTCATTTGCGGCAAAATGCCCGACGGCACCAACTCGGACAGAATACCGACAAAGGTAACACTGGCCATCAGGCCGAAGACAAACCATGAAAAGGTCTGCTTTTCGCTGGATTTGGAAATTGTAGACAGGTTGGTCTCCGTAGCTGCGAATGCTTTTATTTCTTCCCTTCTCGAAGCAAGGGCGCATTCCTTCTACGTCTAATGCCGGGGTATCAATTGACTCCGTGCGCACCAGCTTTTTGATTGCGAATTCCTGGATGCCCTTTGCAGGAGAACTTTCAACCATAACCGGAATTCAGGTTGCCGTCAAAATGCAGTTTCGATGCCGTCCAACGCTCTGGCCACCGCGATGCCGACGAAGCCTCCGCCGACAACGAACACATTTGGCAGTGGCTTTGAAGTCATGTTCCTTCCGTCCGCCGAATGAAGGAGTCGTTCAACGTGTCCAGCCGCAAGTGTCCATTGCCGCGCATTCTATCCGGCGTTGTTTACGATTCCGTGCGGATCGATGAGGAACGTCTTGGCGACGCCCTCGTTAAAGTCGGCCTAGCCGCGCGGGGCTTCGTTGAGTGAACTTTCCCCCGCAACGGATCCAGGTCACGAGTTAGCCCGAATATTTCATCAGGTCGGCGTTGAATAGGAATAGAAAAAGCCTCGAAGCCTTGTAGACTGGGGTTTCTTAAGAACATTCCGGTCCATAGGCAGGGAGGCTTTTTCGTGACAGACTGTAACAGCAAACCGATGTTCTTTTCCAGTCTCGGCCGCAAGAAAATCGTGGCCGATTTCACAGGCGGAACGCTCACCTCAGACGCCGGGGGTCTGCTGCTTCGGGAGGTCGAGCGGCGTCTGGGCCTGGTCGATCAACTGGCCGGGGTCATCAACGACCCGCGTGATCCGGCCCGAATTCAACATGACCAGCGGGTCATGCTGGCCCAGCGCATCTTTGCCATTGCGATGGGCTACGAAGATCTCAACGACCATCAAGCCCTGCGGAGCGATCCCGTGCTGGCGGTCCTGACCGGGCGGCCGCCGAGCGCGGATGAGCCGCTGGCCAGCAGTCCGACCTTGTGCCGGCTGGAGAACCGCGTCACGCGCGGCGACCTGGCACGAATGTCGCGTGTGCTGGTGGAGCAGTTCATCGCGTCCTATGAATCGCCGCCGGAGGAATTGATCCTCGACTTCGACGCGACCGACGATCCGATCCACGGCAACCAGGAAGGCCGCTTCTTCCACGGCTATTACGACCACCACTGCTTCCTACCGCTGTATGTGTTCTGCGGCTCGCGGCTGCTGGTCTCCTACCTGCGGCCCAGCAACATCGACGGGGCCCATCACGCCTGGCCCATCCTGAAGCTGCTGGTGCAGCGCTTGCGACAGGCGTGGCCCGGGGTGCGGATCATCGTCCGCGGGGATTCCGGCTTCTGCCGCCGGCGAATGATGAAATGGTGCGACCGGCACGGCGTCAAGTACGTGCTGGGCCTGGCCCGCAACACCGTCCTGGAGAAAGCGGCCGAGTCCTTCATGCAGGCGGCCGAGGCCCAGTTCGCCACCACGCAGCAGAAGGTGCGGAACTTCCACGAGATCGAGTACGCGGCGCAGACCTGGGATCGCCCGCGCCGCGTGATCGTCAAGGCCGAGCGGCTGGTTCAGGGGCCCAACGTTCGATTCGTGGTGACCA is part of the Planctomycetia bacterium genome and harbors:
- a CDS encoding NAD(P)H-dependent oxidoreductase, with amino-acid sequence MLKLAIIIGSTRPGRVGESVARWVYELAQKRGDADYELVDIKDFNLPLLDEPISPSQGKYSKEHTKRWAAKIASFDGYVFVTPEYNHGISGALKNAIDFIYAEWNNKAAGFVGYGSAGGVRAVEHMRLVMAEVQVATVRAQVMLSLFNDFENFTTFKPASRHEKSVGTMFDQLNAWSGAMKALRGKSA
- a CDS encoding SDR family oxidoreductase — protein: MSIKGKVALATGASRSIGLAIALRLANDGADVFAAVDHTEKELGGFDIIVNNAGIASIQPLADVTPEEVDNIMKINVNGVLWGIQAAAKKFRRLKHKGKIFSAASIAGHEGIALLGVYSATKFAVRALTQAAARELASDGITVNAYCPGVVGVDMWGEIDRRMVEIAGARISEIYKKFVGCIALGRAQSPEDVAALVSYLAGPDSDYMTGQAPLIDGGLVYR
- a CDS encoding MarC family NAAT transporter, which codes for MILDFLIAVFGTYVGLLPIANPFSTAVVFIAITGRFTEAKAQDQAKRACIYMTIVLIVSLFAGALIMTFFGISIPALRIAGGLIVARIGLRMLNPEPDLPDASESRQRDGILRKPDLAFVPLAMPMLSGPGSIAVTIGMAAGVERIWEYGAIAIGIVLVALTSWFVLRSARRIIDLLGPAGLNALTRVMGFLLVCVGVQFIATGSIDMLSDEAMLAALIKAIHAVTQQ
- the codA gene encoding cytosine deaminase: MKKFTNALIYRQHDEASEILVDKGIIKQIGKNLPKADQEIDLGGRLVVPPYVDPHLHLDYVYTGGSEGATNASGTLFEGIARWHDVKKTQTLEDARERTLRGIQEEVSKGVQFIRTHIDVDDPKLTGLKAMLEIREELKDNVTIQIVAFPQEGMYAYKGGDEMIEEALKMGADCVGGIPHFEWAREFGEKSVHHTVELAVKYGKLIDVHCDETDDVMSRFVELLNALVMAEGIGTRAAASHTCSFGSADNAYAFRMMSLFQQSGLNFISLPTENAYLQGRQDTYPKRRGLTRIKEFWESGINVCFGQDSINDPWYPVGNGNLMNILDNGIHLAQTMSFDELDRCLDLITYNGAKTLNVEDQYGIEKGKPANFLVLDADSPFEAVRQRADVLASIRNGKYLFKRPEPSFEIALDLFGKTT
- a CDS encoding MFS transporter, producing the protein MASVTFVGILSELVPSGILPQMTAGLGIEESEVGFLVGVYALASAIAAIPLISATLAFNRKTLLMALLIGFAASNIVVGLSSSYAVIIAFRIVGGICAGVMWPMIAAYGTRLVPDNMHGKAITVIMSGNTLGISIGLPAMTAIGLKFGWRSVFMVLGMIVAVIAVLSYFYLPAVKGEKLNKSNSPLAALKMPSILIVLLLTFLSVAAHYGIYTYITLLVEMIGFAGGIGLALLIFGIGSVISVIGSAKYIDAYLRPLIVVMLAIGAISMAMFLAFDGTIVISHIAFFLWGLAFGPLVTMYQTAVSKQVEEAKDVATSVQSSVFNLSIMGATWVGGMLLSDFPITGVKRIVYMSLACFVLAIIIAFLAKRTLRSSTGSSDIL
- a CDS encoding IS1380 family transposase, with product MFFSSLGRKKIVADFTGGTLTSDAGGLLLREVERRLGLVDQLAGVINDPRDPARIQHDQRVMLAQRIFAIAMGYEDLNDHQALRSDPVLAVLTGRPPSADEPLASSPTLCRLENRVTRGDLARMSRVLVEQFIASYESPPEELILDFDATDDPIHGNQEGRFFHGYYDHHCFLPLYVFCGSRLLVSYLRPSNIDGAHHAWPILKLLVQRLRQAWPGVRIIVRGDSGFCRRRMMKWCDRHGVKYVLGLARNTVLEKAAESFMQAAEAQFATTQQKVRNFHEIEYAAQTWDRPRRVIVKAERLVQGPNVRFVVTNLTDRTPNDIYDGLYTARGDMENRIKEQQLGLFADRTSCHAFLANQFRLLLSSAAYVLVETLRRTALAGTELAEAQVNTIRLKLLKVAARVVVSVRRVVLRLSSSCPLQDLWRSLVPRLRLIPPAPS